The Miltoncostaea oceani genome includes a region encoding these proteins:
- a CDS encoding HAD family hydrolase, which yields MLILFDIDGTLLMGTPRAHTEALAVAIGDVYGVPVTSATSSRWAPRAAPTRRSRGSCCAGPGCRTTG from the coding sequence GTGCTCATCCTCTTCGACATCGACGGCACCCTCCTGATGGGGACGCCGCGCGCCCACACCGAGGCCCTCGCCGTCGCGATCGGCGACGTCTACGGCGTCCCCGTGACGTCGGCGACGTCGTCGCGGTGGGCCCCGCGGGCCGCACCGACCAGGAGATCGCGCGGCTCGTGCTGCGCGGGGCCGGGGTGCCGGACGACCGGGTGA
- a CDS encoding acyl-CoA dehydrogenase family protein, translating to MSPSAQPDLDPTQREIQSLVRDFARGEIAPHCDAWNRDHHVPVEVLRAMGELGMLGAIIPEEYGGAGLDYTSLALIIEEIAAVDAGTSVGVAAQNSLGASPIVRHGTEEQKRAHLPALATGERFVAYALTEPDAGSDAASLRTSATADGDDWVVSGAKQWITNGGFADLFILFARTGGPGARGVSAFLAPRGEGFTVGREIPKMGLHTSSTVELAFQDYRVPGSAMLAAEGEGMKIAFSTLDSGRVIIAAQACGIARGALETAVAYAQERTAFGGPIARLQGVQFPLAEIAARLDAAWLLTLHAARLRDAGAPHTAAGARAKLVASQVAVDAANVCVQTLGGYGYSAEFPAERYYRDAKITQIYEGTSEIQRLVIARDLLGDAARG from the coding sequence GTGAGCCCGAGCGCCCAGCCCGACCTCGACCCGACGCAGCGCGAGATCCAGTCGCTGGTGCGCGACTTCGCCCGCGGGGAGATCGCCCCGCACTGCGACGCGTGGAACCGCGACCACCACGTCCCGGTGGAGGTCCTCCGCGCCATGGGGGAGCTGGGGATGCTCGGCGCGATCATCCCCGAGGAGTACGGCGGGGCGGGCCTCGACTACACCAGCCTCGCGCTGATCATCGAGGAGATCGCCGCGGTCGACGCCGGCACCTCCGTCGGCGTCGCGGCGCAGAACTCCCTCGGGGCGTCGCCGATCGTCCGGCACGGCACCGAGGAGCAGAAGCGCGCGCACCTCCCCGCCCTGGCGACCGGCGAGCGCTTCGTCGCCTACGCGCTGACCGAGCCCGACGCCGGATCGGACGCCGCGTCGCTGCGCACCTCCGCGACCGCCGACGGCGACGACTGGGTCGTCAGCGGCGCCAAGCAGTGGATCACCAACGGCGGCTTCGCCGACCTGTTCATCCTGTTCGCCCGCACCGGCGGACCCGGCGCCCGCGGCGTGTCGGCGTTCCTCGCCCCCCGCGGCGAGGGGTTCACCGTCGGCCGCGAGATCCCGAAGATGGGGCTCCACACCTCCAGCACCGTCGAGCTGGCGTTCCAGGACTACCGCGTCCCCGGCAGCGCCATGCTCGCCGCCGAGGGCGAGGGCATGAAGATCGCCTTCTCCACGCTCGACTCGGGGCGGGTGATCATCGCCGCGCAGGCGTGCGGAATCGCCCGCGGCGCGCTCGAGACGGCCGTCGCCTACGCGCAGGAGCGGACCGCCTTCGGGGGTCCGATCGCGCGTCTGCAGGGGGTGCAGTTCCCCCTCGCCGAGATCGCCGCCCGCCTCGACGCCGCGTGGCTGCTCACCCTCCACGCCGCGCGCCTGCGGGACGCCGGCGCGCCGCACACCGCCGCGGGCGCACGGGCGAAGCTCGTCGCCAGCCAGGTCGCCGTCGACGCCGCGAACGTCTGCGTCCAGACCCTCGGCGGCTACGGGTACTCGGCGGAGTTCCCCGCCGAGCGCTACTACCGCGACGCCAAGATCACCCAGATCTACGAGGGGACCAGCGAGATCCAGCGCCTCGTCATCGCCCGCGACCTGCTGGGCGACGCCGCCCGGGGCTGA
- a CDS encoding P-II family nitrogen regulator codes for MKKIEAFIRHEALEAIHDKLATMGLPSMSVTEVKGSGRQKGFTESYRGAKTTIFLRPKLKLEMVLDDTDVDRAIDAILELAHTGEPGDGKIFVFAVEESIRVRTGERGDVVLAPHPEETAA; via the coding sequence GTGAAGAAGATCGAGGCGTTCATCCGCCACGAGGCACTCGAGGCCATCCACGACAAGCTGGCGACCATGGGGCTCCCCTCCATGAGCGTCACGGAGGTCAAGGGCTCGGGGCGCCAGAAGGGCTTCACCGAGAGCTACCGCGGAGCGAAGACCACCATCTTCCTCCGGCCGAAGCTCAAGCTGGAGATGGTGCTGGACGACACCGACGTCGATCGCGCGATCGACGCCATCCTCGAGCTCGCCCACACGGGCGAGCCGGGGGACGGCAAGATCTTCGTCTTCGCCGTCGAGGAGTCCATCCGGGTCCGGACCGGGGAGCGCGGCGACGTCGTGCTCGCCCCGCACCCCGAGGAGACCGCCGCCTAG
- the pyk gene encoding pyruvate kinase, translating into METRRTKILATLGPSTDPPGRLDELVAAGMDGGRINCAHEGPDEWRRRADELRAAAERAGRPLALLVDLAGPKMRLGSAVRPRQVTAGEHVVFSCSEPVPSGAVPVAWPEFADAVTDGRSEIVIGDGTPRLSVLETLDDGTVLARCERPGTIGPRKGIFVTYVRTPASSFGEKDLADLTVAVEIGADLVALSFVRSGQDVRRLRGALESLGGRARVIAKIEKVEAFEALPEIVDVSDGVMVARGDLGVEAGVARVPLMQKEVIRAAETAGKLVITATQMLESMITQPEPTRAEAADIANAILDGTSAVMLSGETTVGSYPVEAVRAMAEIAFEAERGAPFSLDVRAPVASRPEAVMQAAVHLAQQVQAVALIVSTVSGGAARAAAKYRPRLRVIALSEDEVVRRQLALEWGIVPAWLPPRASTLDMHRASMLDRAREVGGLSSGDVVVLAYGPAEAGPSETSYLAVREIP; encoded by the coding sequence GTGGAGACCCGCCGCACCAAGATCCTCGCCACCCTCGGTCCGTCGACCGACCCGCCGGGGCGCCTCGACGAGCTCGTGGCGGCTGGCATGGACGGCGGGCGCATCAACTGCGCCCACGAGGGCCCCGACGAGTGGCGGCGGCGTGCCGACGAGCTTCGGGCCGCCGCCGAGCGGGCCGGGCGTCCCCTCGCGCTGCTCGTCGACCTCGCCGGCCCGAAGATGCGCCTCGGCAGCGCGGTCCGTCCCCGCCAGGTCACCGCCGGCGAGCACGTCGTCTTCTCGTGCAGCGAGCCGGTGCCGAGCGGCGCCGTCCCCGTCGCGTGGCCCGAGTTCGCGGACGCCGTCACCGACGGCCGCTCCGAGATCGTCATCGGCGACGGGACGCCGCGGCTGTCCGTGCTGGAGACCCTCGACGACGGCACCGTCCTCGCCCGCTGCGAGCGGCCCGGCACCATCGGCCCCCGCAAGGGCATCTTCGTCACCTACGTCCGGACGCCGGCGTCGAGCTTCGGGGAGAAGGACCTCGCCGACCTGACCGTCGCCGTCGAGATCGGCGCCGACCTCGTCGCCCTGTCGTTCGTGCGCTCCGGCCAGGACGTGCGGCGCCTCCGCGGCGCGCTCGAGTCGCTCGGCGGGCGCGCCCGGGTGATCGCGAAGATCGAGAAGGTCGAGGCGTTCGAGGCGCTCCCCGAGATCGTCGACGTGTCCGACGGCGTGATGGTCGCCCGCGGCGACCTCGGGGTCGAGGCCGGCGTCGCCCGGGTGCCGCTCATGCAGAAGGAGGTGATCCGGGCCGCCGAGACGGCCGGCAAGCTCGTGATCACCGCGACGCAGATGCTCGAGTCGATGATCACCCAGCCCGAGCCGACGCGCGCCGAGGCGGCCGACATCGCCAACGCCATCCTCGACGGGACGTCGGCCGTGATGCTCTCCGGCGAGACGACCGTGGGGAGCTACCCCGTCGAGGCCGTCCGGGCGATGGCCGAGATCGCGTTCGAGGCCGAGCGGGGGGCGCCGTTCTCGCTCGACGTCCGCGCCCCGGTCGCGAGCCGCCCCGAGGCCGTGATGCAGGCCGCGGTGCACCTGGCGCAGCAGGTGCAGGCCGTCGCGCTGATCGTCTCGACCGTCAGCGGCGGCGCGGCCCGCGCCGCCGCGAAGTACCGCCCGCGGCTCCGCGTGATCGCCCTCTCGGAGGACGAGGTGGTGCGCCGCCAGCTCGCGCTGGAGTGGGGCATCGTGCCGGCGTGGCTGCCGCCGCGGGCCTCCACCCTCGACATGCACCGCGCCTCGATGCTCGACCGCGCCCGCGAGGTCGGCGGCCTGTCGTCGGGCGACGTCGTGGTGCTGGCGTACGGCCCGGCCGAGGCCGGGCCGAGCGAGACGAGCTACCTGGCGGTCCGCGAGATCCCGTGA
- a CDS encoding ammonium transporter, protein MRLRSFRLVPVLAALMLLLIPALAAAQDVSDSDIAINTLLVFFAAVLVLFMQAGFAMLEVGLSRMKNAGAVMGKILINVAISFLMFWAIGFSFAFGTGNDFIGSSGWFMNNNDPATDFASLAYSATNFEVTFFFQVVFCAVSLAIVFGAMLDRTKFIGYILFAIVFTGFIYPTVAHWTWGGGWLLQDGFQDFAGSSIVHLQGALAATAGALVLGPRIGKFRNGKSVPIPGHSMPLMILGVIILWVGWMGFNPGSFLNAVGYNFADVAVNTNLAAAAGIIGATVASVLMFKTLDVSQMGNGALAGLVAITAPCAFVDPWAAVVIGLIAGLIVPPLVLGIEKLKIDDPVGALPVHGVAGIWGTLACGLFATADRATALAVGEGGLLTEGNASQLWVQFYGVAATVGFTFTLSLLAFLAIKYTVGLRVSEEDELRGLDISEHGMFGYPERFIDVVGAESEDLPSHAAPAPAGAASTASNPATAS, encoded by the coding sequence ATGCGTTTGAGGTCATTCCGGCTGGTGCCGGTACTCGCGGCACTGATGCTGCTGCTCATCCCGGCCCTGGCCGCGGCTCAGGACGTCAGCGACTCCGACATCGCGATCAACACGCTGCTGGTGTTCTTCGCCGCTGTTCTCGTCCTGTTCATGCAGGCGGGCTTCGCCATGCTCGAGGTCGGTCTCTCGCGCATGAAGAACGCGGGTGCGGTGATGGGGAAGATCCTCATCAACGTCGCCATCAGCTTCCTGATGTTCTGGGCGATCGGTTTCTCGTTCGCCTTCGGGACCGGCAACGACTTCATCGGGTCGAGCGGCTGGTTCATGAACAACAACGACCCCGCGACGGACTTCGCGTCGCTGGCGTACAGCGCGACGAACTTCGAGGTCACCTTCTTCTTCCAGGTGGTCTTCTGCGCCGTGTCGCTCGCGATCGTGTTCGGCGCGATGCTCGACCGCACGAAGTTCATCGGCTACATCCTGTTCGCGATCGTGTTCACCGGGTTCATCTACCCGACCGTCGCGCACTGGACGTGGGGCGGCGGCTGGCTGCTGCAGGACGGCTTCCAGGACTTCGCCGGCTCGTCGATCGTCCACCTCCAGGGCGCGCTCGCCGCGACCGCGGGGGCCCTGGTCCTCGGACCGCGCATCGGCAAGTTCCGCAACGGCAAGTCGGTGCCGATCCCCGGCCACTCGATGCCGCTCATGATCCTCGGCGTCATCATCCTGTGGGTCGGCTGGATGGGCTTCAACCCCGGTTCGTTCCTGAACGCCGTCGGCTACAACTTCGCCGACGTCGCGGTCAACACGAACCTCGCCGCGGCCGCCGGCATCATCGGCGCGACCGTCGCATCGGTCCTGATGTTCAAGACCCTGGACGTCTCGCAGATGGGCAACGGCGCCCTCGCCGGCCTGGTGGCCATCACGGCCCCCTGCGCCTTCGTGGACCCGTGGGCCGCGGTCGTGATCGGCCTCATCGCCGGTCTCATCGTCCCGCCGCTGGTGCTCGGCATCGAGAAGCTCAAGATCGACGACCCGGTCGGCGCCCTGCCGGTCCACGGTGTCGCCGGCATCTGGGGCACCCTGGCGTGTGGCCTCTTCGCGACGGCCGACCGCGCGACCGCTCTCGCGGTCGGTGAGGGCGGCCTCCTCACGGAGGGCAACGCCAGCCAGCTGTGGGTCCAGTTCTACGGCGTCGCCGCGACGGTCGGCTTCACCTTCACGCTGTCGCTGCTCGCGTTCCTGGCCATCAAGTACACGGTCGGCCTGCGCGTCAGCGAGGAGGACGAGCTCCGCGGTCTCGACATCTCGGAGCACGGGATGTTCGGCTACCCCGAGCGCTTCATCGACGTCGTCGGGGCAGAGTCCGAGGACCTCCCGTCGCACGCCGCGCCGGCTCCCGCGGGGGCCGCGTCGACGGCTTCCAACCCCGCCACCGCCTCGTAA
- a CDS encoding MarR family winged helix-turn-helix transcriptional regulator — MAAEGTERRDAVDEAAARWAESYPGAGGFRALVSLVRGYAATAREVDRLLRPVGLNMSRFELLLLLSFTRSGALPVMRIRDLLMVHGSSVTYLVDRLAEAGWVAREDDPADRRVSLVAITDAGRAVVDRAAGLLADGGFGPLAGLGDDDLDALGTLLGRLRAPAQPGG; from the coding sequence ATGGCGGCGGAGGGGACGGAGCGGCGTGACGCGGTCGACGAGGCGGCGGCGCGCTGGGCGGAGAGCTACCCGGGCGCCGGCGGCTTCCGCGCGCTGGTGTCCCTGGTGCGCGGGTACGCGGCGACGGCCCGCGAGGTCGACCGGCTGCTGCGTCCCGTCGGCCTGAACATGTCGCGCTTCGAGCTGCTGCTGCTGCTGTCGTTCACGCGGTCGGGGGCGTTGCCGGTGATGCGCATCCGCGACCTCCTGATGGTCCACGGCTCGAGCGTCACGTACCTCGTCGACCGCCTCGCGGAGGCGGGCTGGGTCGCGCGGGAGGACGACCCCGCGGACCGGCGGGTGTCGCTCGTCGCGATCACCGACGCGGGCCGCGCCGTGGTGGACCGCGCGGCGGGGCTGCTCGCCGACGGCGGCTTCGGCCCCCTCGCCGGTCTCGGCGACGACGACCTCGACGCCCTCGGCACCCTGCTCGGGCGCCTGCGGGCCCCCGCTCAGCCGGGGGGCTGA
- a CDS encoding sensor histidine kinase, whose amino-acid sequence MSPRLPRPWRTLRGRLVLAAAAGLVTAAVVFAAVGGGLIRAQSRVVARAELDRQATALADIVSAQAERQAASGRPFTFYRPSNLEALVGPNTKLYYSGLQLTPGAEKPTDEIPSVAAEELDFARLDSDGVQRIDFRLDGGPETEASAAPVFLGPEIVGAVLLSRPPGEQASAWPDVASRVAGAAGIGLALALLLSLLLTSRVTRPLTAMQAATHRVAGGDLRTELGPTGTRELDELASDFNLMVRRLAEREGETRDFLMRVTHDLRTPLTAIRGHAAALTDGVVPPADVPRSLAAIEGESARLEQLVADLLDLSRLDAQRFALDLSEVRPGEVLDRAFDAMQAEAGARGLGFERGIEDLPVVVTDESRVQRIVGNLLDNAIHWTPPGGVVRLDGRPRPGGGFTATVSDTGPGIPAGERERIFEAFHSNESPDGRRGSGLGLAISRQLARALGGDVRVEGRDGGGSRFILDVPGMRVPDRSGV is encoded by the coding sequence GTGAGCCCGCGCCTGCCGCGGCCGTGGCGCACCCTCCGCGGGCGTCTCGTGCTGGCCGCCGCGGCTGGCCTGGTGACCGCGGCGGTGGTGTTCGCCGCCGTCGGCGGCGGCCTGATCCGGGCCCAGTCGCGCGTCGTCGCCCGTGCGGAGCTCGACCGGCAGGCCACGGCGCTCGCGGACATCGTGAGCGCCCAGGCGGAGCGCCAGGCGGCGAGCGGGCGGCCGTTCACGTTCTACCGGCCGAGCAACCTGGAGGCGCTCGTCGGGCCGAACACGAAGCTCTACTACTCGGGGCTGCAGCTCACCCCGGGCGCGGAGAAGCCCACCGACGAGATCCCGTCCGTCGCGGCGGAGGAGCTCGACTTCGCCCGCCTCGACAGCGACGGGGTGCAGCGCATCGACTTCCGCCTCGACGGGGGTCCGGAGACGGAGGCGTCGGCGGCGCCGGTGTTCCTCGGTCCGGAGATCGTGGGGGCGGTGCTGCTGTCGCGTCCCCCGGGTGAGCAGGCGTCGGCGTGGCCGGACGTGGCGTCGCGGGTGGCGGGGGCCGCCGGGATCGGGCTGGCGCTGGCCCTGCTGCTGTCGCTCCTGCTGACGAGCCGGGTGACGCGTCCCCTGACGGCGATGCAGGCGGCGACCCACCGCGTGGCGGGTGGTGACCTGCGGACGGAGCTGGGGCCGACGGGGACGCGGGAGCTCGACGAGCTGGCGTCGGACTTCAACCTGATGGTGCGGCGCCTCGCGGAGCGGGAGGGCGAGACCCGGGACTTCCTGATGCGGGTGACGCACGACCTGCGGACGCCGTTGACGGCGATCCGCGGTCACGCCGCCGCCCTCACCGACGGCGTCGTGCCGCCGGCGGACGTGCCGCGGTCCCTCGCGGCGATCGAGGGGGAGTCGGCGCGGCTGGAGCAGCTCGTCGCCGACCTCCTCGACCTGTCGCGCCTCGACGCCCAGCGCTTCGCCCTCGACCTCTCCGAGGTCCGGCCGGGCGAGGTCCTCGACCGGGCGTTCGACGCGATGCAGGCGGAGGCGGGGGCGCGGGGCCTGGGGTTCGAGCGGGGGATCGAGGACCTCCCCGTCGTCGTGACGGACGAGTCGCGTGTGCAGCGGATCGTGGGGAACCTGCTCGACAACGCGATCCACTGGACGCCGCCCGGTGGGGTGGTCCGCCTCGACGGGAGGCCCCGCCCCGGCGGTGGCTTCACGGCGACGGTGAGCGACACCGGTCCCGGGATCCCGGCGGGGGAGCGGGAGCGGATCTTCGAGGCGTTCCACTCGAACGAGAGCCCCGACGGCCGCCGCGGCAGCGGCCTCGGCCTCGCGATCAGCCGCCAGCTCGCCCGGGCCCTCGGCGGTGACGTCCGGGTGGAGGGCCGCGACGGCGGCGGCAGCCGCTTCATCCTCGACGTCCCCGGCATGAGGGTCCCCGACCGCTCCGGGGTCTGA
- a CDS encoding HAD hydrolase-like protein, translating into MGPAGRTDQEIARLVLRGAGVPDDRVTAGLGEWMARAAEVYPGIDAAHPGPRVASGAAEALARVAAAPVSVALLTGNLEPIAHAKMGRAGLGEHFARGRGAFGSDHERRDALVPIAVAREPAPLPAVVVGDTPRDIACARAAGARCVAVTTGSYGPSDLAGADVVVPGLLAAVDVLETWAG; encoded by the coding sequence GTGGGCCCCGCGGGCCGCACCGACCAGGAGATCGCGCGGCTCGTGCTGCGCGGGGCCGGGGTGCCGGACGACCGGGTGACGGCGGGCCTGGGGGAGTGGATGGCGCGGGCCGCCGAGGTGTACCCCGGCATCGACGCCGCCCATCCCGGTCCCCGGGTCGCGTCCGGCGCGGCCGAGGCCCTCGCGCGGGTCGCGGCGGCGCCCGTGTCGGTCGCCCTGCTGACCGGGAACCTCGAGCCGATCGCCCACGCCAAGATGGGTCGCGCCGGCCTCGGGGAGCACTTCGCGCGGGGGCGGGGGGCGTTCGGCTCGGACCACGAGCGCCGCGACGCGCTCGTCCCGATCGCCGTCGCCCGCGAGCCGGCGCCGCTCCCCGCCGTGGTGGTGGGGGACACGCCCCGCGACATCGCGTGCGCCCGTGCCGCCGGGGCCCGCTGCGTCGCCGTCACCACCGGCTCCTACGGTCCGTCGGACCTCGCCGGCGCGGACGTCGTCGTGCCGGGGCTGCTCGCCGCCGTCGACGTGCTGGAGACCTGGGCCGGCTGA
- a CDS encoding diguanylate cyclase, whose protein sequence is MTRRPQSWLVIAALAAMLIATGLAVVAAVNREGDAARDRRALVAGPAIRALAAEVAVSTASLDDLRAFHESSDRVTAEDFTRFTAAPLQRQTSLMYLAWTPEPSPADAGGGLVAGEEPTPGAAHALLADAATADVRAAARDMGRPRMTPPLGGPDGPTALLVAPVYSPGAPLRTVEQRRAALRGWVSGMLRLTRLGGIAREGLPEGVGLVVRDGGATVTGAGGAGDPEGTIAVAGRLWTVSLPGLGGPSRLLPVGVGVAGLGLTALVALLFRASANRERTARRELEGLRVRHDLILGSAGDGIVGLDDDVRVTFVNPAAADALGWDIDDLTGGRFDELVLPALGAAVRGGRPLTGEGPVRRRDGTSFVGEYAATPLSEGDVARGAVVVFRDVTARAEEARRTRESLAAAEELAAIDALTGLANHRTFHDRLRIELERARRHGRGLSLVLMDLDHFKQVNDRYGHQVGDRVLRHAARVFEEETRTGELVARVGGEEFAMILPEADGEEAFRAAERVRRAVGAATFPEVGHMTMSAGVCDLPHAGDADTLYRLADGALYWAKHSGRDMVLRYTPDMVRSRPAPARTDDDVTDAAAERRQALVSMRLLARVVDAKDPSTRRHSERVADLAAEIAVKLAWPSARVAALREAALLHDVGKIGVPEDLLTAPRPLTDAEEAQMREHVDIGTRILAEALSAEQVSWVRGHHERWDGNGYPDGLLAEECPEGARILALADAWDVMTSDRTYPPMPRTPADAIAECRAHAGTQFWPVAVEALARLRGGG, encoded by the coding sequence GTGACCCGACGACCCCAGAGCTGGCTCGTCATCGCGGCGCTCGCCGCGATGCTGATCGCGACGGGGCTGGCCGTCGTCGCCGCCGTGAACCGCGAGGGGGACGCCGCCCGTGACCGGCGTGCGCTGGTCGCGGGCCCCGCCATCCGGGCGCTCGCGGCCGAGGTCGCCGTGTCGACGGCGAGCCTCGACGACCTGCGCGCGTTCCACGAGTCCTCGGACCGCGTGACGGCCGAGGACTTCACGCGCTTCACCGCCGCCCCGCTGCAGCGGCAGACCTCCCTGATGTACCTCGCCTGGACCCCGGAGCCGTCGCCCGCCGACGCCGGCGGGGGCCTCGTGGCGGGTGAGGAGCCCACGCCCGGCGCGGCCCACGCCCTGCTGGCCGACGCGGCCACCGCAGACGTCCGGGCGGCCGCGCGCGACATGGGCCGGCCGCGGATGACGCCGCCCCTCGGCGGCCCCGACGGACCGACGGCGCTGCTCGTCGCGCCCGTCTACTCGCCGGGCGCCCCGCTGCGCACCGTCGAGCAGCGCCGCGCGGCCCTGCGCGGGTGGGTGAGCGGGATGCTCCGCCTGACGCGCCTCGGCGGGATCGCGCGCGAGGGGCTGCCCGAGGGCGTCGGGCTCGTCGTGCGCGACGGCGGGGCGACGGTGACGGGGGCCGGCGGCGCCGGGGACCCCGAGGGCACGATCGCGGTCGCCGGGCGCCTGTGGACCGTCTCCCTCCCCGGCCTCGGGGGACCGTCGCGGCTGCTGCCCGTCGGCGTCGGCGTGGCGGGGCTCGGCCTCACCGCCCTCGTCGCCCTGCTGTTCCGCGCCTCCGCCAACCGGGAGCGCACCGCCCGCCGCGAGCTGGAGGGCCTGCGGGTGCGGCACGACCTCATCCTCGGCTCCGCCGGCGACGGCATCGTCGGGCTCGACGACGACGTGCGCGTCACCTTCGTCAACCCGGCGGCGGCCGACGCCCTCGGGTGGGACATCGACGACCTCACCGGGGGACGCTTCGACGAGCTGGTGCTCCCCGCGCTCGGCGCCGCGGTGCGGGGCGGCCGGCCCCTGACCGGCGAGGGACCCGTCCGCCGCCGGGACGGCACCAGCTTCGTCGGCGAGTACGCCGCCACCCCCCTCAGCGAGGGGGACGTCGCGAGGGGGGCGGTCGTCGTGTTCCGCGACGTCACGGCGCGGGCCGAGGAGGCGCGCCGCACCCGCGAGAGCCTCGCCGCCGCCGAGGAGCTCGCCGCGATCGACGCGCTCACCGGCCTCGCGAACCACCGCACCTTCCACGACCGCCTGCGGATCGAGCTGGAGCGTGCCCGCCGCCACGGGCGGGGACTCTCCCTCGTGCTGATGGACCTCGACCACTTCAAGCAGGTGAACGACCGCTACGGCCACCAGGTCGGCGACCGGGTGCTGCGCCACGCCGCGCGCGTCTTCGAGGAGGAGACGCGCACCGGGGAGCTCGTCGCCCGGGTCGGCGGCGAGGAGTTCGCGATGATCCTGCCCGAGGCCGACGGGGAGGAGGCGTTCCGCGCGGCGGAGCGGGTGCGCCGGGCGGTCGGCGCCGCGACGTTCCCCGAGGTGGGGCACATGACGATGTCGGCGGGCGTCTGCGACCTCCCGCACGCCGGGGACGCCGACACCCTCTACCGCCTCGCCGACGGCGCCCTCTACTGGGCGAAGCACAGCGGGCGCGACATGGTGCTGCGCTACACCCCGGACATGGTGCGCTCCCGGCCGGCGCCGGCGCGCACCGACGACGACGTCACGGACGCCGCCGCGGAGCGCCGCCAGGCACTCGTGAGCATGCGCCTGCTGGCCCGCGTCGTGGACGCCAAGGACCCGTCGACGCGGCGCCACTCGGAGCGCGTCGCCGACCTGGCCGCCGAGATCGCCGTGAAGCTCGCGTGGCCGTCGGCCCGCGTCGCCGCGCTACGGGAGGCGGCGCTGTTGCACGACGTCGGCAAGATCGGCGTCCCCGAGGACCTGCTGACCGCCCCCCGCCCGCTCACCGACGCGGAGGAGGCGCAGATGCGCGAGCACGTCGACATCGGCACGCGGATCCTGGCGGAGGCCCTCTCGGCGGAGCAGGTGTCGTGGGTCCGCGGCCACCACGAACGGTGGGACGGCAACGGGTATCCTGACGGCCTGCTGGCGGAGGAATGCCCCGAGGGAGCCCGCATCCTGGCCCTCGCCGACGCCTGGGACGTCATGACCTCCGACCGAACGTACCCGCCGATGCCGCGCACCCCCGCCGACGCGATCGCCGAATGCCGGGCGCATGCCGGGACGCAGTTCTGGCCGGTCGCGGTCGAGGCCCTCGCGCGCCTCCGGGGCGGCGGGTGA
- a CDS encoding aminoglycoside phosphotransferase family protein, whose translation MTRRFVLHDRPGPEPRIVKTGDPAALAREAEALRRLAGVAWAPPLVEAGPGRIVSGRLPGEPRDLSRGVDDAGARRLGGVLADLHGRDRADRGGLWWWDAPARSPAAHRARRAADAAASLAGTPHAGLVERALRRPLPAVTDREPFRMVHGDLVAANIVWGPAGPALVDWEFWRMGDPAEDVAYLIAVNGLPPPAAAAVLDGYGDPGMPPRVAAWTALVALDAAGWYLARGLDADAAPLLDRARRDLDAP comes from the coding sequence GTGACCCGCCGCTTCGTGTTGCACGATCGCCCCGGGCCGGAGCCCCGCATCGTGAAGACCGGCGACCCCGCCGCGCTCGCCCGCGAGGCCGAGGCCCTGCGCCGCCTCGCGGGCGTCGCGTGGGCGCCCCCGCTCGTCGAGGCGGGCCCCGGTCGCATCGTCTCCGGACGCCTGCCGGGTGAGCCCCGCGACCTGTCCCGGGGGGTCGACGACGCCGGGGCGCGGAGGCTCGGCGGCGTGCTCGCCGACCTGCACGGACGCGACCGCGCCGACCGCGGGGGGCTGTGGTGGTGGGACGCGCCGGCGCGCTCCCCCGCCGCGCACCGGGCCCGCCGCGCCGCGGACGCCGCGGCGTCCCTCGCGGGCACCCCCCACGCGGGACTCGTGGAGCGGGCGCTCCGGCGGCCGCTGCCCGCCGTCACCGACCGTGAGCCGTTCCGCATGGTCCACGGGGACCTCGTCGCGGCGAACATCGTCTGGGGCCCCGCGGGGCCGGCGCTGGTGGACTGGGAGTTCTGGAGGATGGGCGACCCCGCCGAGGACGTCGCCTACCTGATCGCCGTGAACGGCCTGCCCCCGCCGGCGGCCGCGGCGGTGCTCGACGGCTACGGCGACCCGGGGATGCCGCCGCGGGTCGCGGCGTGGACGGCGCTCGTCGCGCTCGACGCGGCCGGCTGGTACCTCGCCCGGGGCTTGGACGCCGACGCCGCCCCGCTGCTCGACCGCGCCCGCCGCGACCTGGACGCCCCCTGA